In Vitis vinifera cultivar Pinot Noir 40024 chromosome 11, ASM3070453v1, a genomic segment contains:
- the LOC100257095 gene encoding F-box protein SKIP1: MDNQGGQADSELNSDWSELTHECLTNVLSRLTLHDRWTGPMLVCKSWLHACKDPSLFSTLDLEVHFDSPTESARWWTPEFERKIDAMLRSIAEWSGGSITEIRVRHCSDRSLSFAADRCSNLEVLSIKSCPNVTDASMARVAFRCLKLREVDISYCYEISHESLILLGRNCPNLKILKRNLMNWLDPSQHIGIVPNEYLNACPQDGDSEAAAIGKTMPHLEHLELRFSKISAKGLALICDGCLNLEYLDLSGCANLTSRDIANATSNLKNLKKIEKPNFYIPRSVFHAERYGHWRLYDDRFQTDTFRI; the protein is encoded by the exons ATGGATAACCAAGGAGGCCAGGCCGATTCTGAACTCAACTCGGACTGGTCGGAGTTGACTCACGAGTGCCTCACCAATGTTCTATCCCGACTCACCCTCCACGACCGATGGACTGGACCCATGCTCGTCTGCAAGTCCTGGCTCCACGCCTGCAAAGACCCTTCTCTCTTCTCCACCCTCGATCTCGAAGTCCACTTCGACTCCCCCACCGAGTCCGCCCGCTGGTGGACTCCTGAGTTTGAGCGGAAGATCGACGCCATGCTCCGATCCATTGCTGAGTGGAGCGGTGGGTCAATCACCGAAATTCGTGTCAGACACTGCTCAGATCGGTCGCTCTCTTTCGCCGCTGACAG GTGCTCGAATCTTGAGGTTCTTTCAATCAAGAGCTGTCCAAATGTTACTGATGCATCAATGGCTAGAGTAGCTTTTCGGTGCCTCAAGCTCAGGGAAGTTGACATCAGCTACTGCTATGAAATTTCTCATGAATCCCTGATTCTGCTAGGAAGGAATTGCCCTAATCTCAAAATTCTGAAGCGGAACCTGATGAACTGGCTGGATCCCTCCCAACACATAGGAATTGTCCCTAACGAATAtctaaatgcttgtcctcaagATGGGGACTCTGAAGCTGCTGCTATTGGCAAAACTATGCCTCATTTGGAGCACCTTGAACttcggttctccaagatatcaGCTAAAGGCCTTGCTTTGATCTGTGATGGGTGTCTGAACCTCGAGTACTTGGATCTTTCTGGTTGTGCAAACCTGACAAGTCGAGACATTGCCAATGCTACATCCAATCTGAAGAACTTGAAGAAGATTGAGAAGCCAAATTTCTACATCCCGAGGTCAGTCTTTCATGCTGAGAGGTATGGCCATTGGCGGTTGTATGATGATCGATTCCAAACAGATACTTTCCGAATTTGA